A DNA window from Xanthomonas campestris pv. campestris str. ATCC 33913 contains the following coding sequences:
- a CDS encoding NAD(P)-dependent alcohol dehydrogenase yields the protein MSKAHAYAAQTADQPLAPFVFERRAPGPDDVQIDIAYCGVCHSDLHTARNEWHNTVYPSVPGHEIVGRVTAVGSAVTNFKVGDLAGVGCMVDSCRSCASCQEGEEQYCEQGFTGTYNGPMFGGGENTYGGYSDHIVVDQKYVLHISHSDNLAAVAPLLCAGITTYSPLAHWKVGPGQKVGVVGLGGLGHMAVKIAKAMGATVVLFTTSESKRADALRLGASEVVISKDEAQMAAQYNTLDFILNTVAAPHNLDPFLNALKRDGAMVLVGVPEHSHPSPAVFNLVMKRRTLAGSLIGGIRQTQEMLDFCAKHNIVSDIETIRADQINEAYERMLKGDVKYRFVIDMDTLAKAA from the coding sequence ATGAGCAAAGCCCACGCCTACGCCGCCCAAACCGCCGACCAGCCGCTGGCGCCGTTCGTCTTCGAACGTCGCGCGCCCGGTCCCGACGATGTGCAGATCGACATCGCCTACTGCGGTGTGTGCCACTCGGACCTGCACACCGCACGCAACGAATGGCACAACACGGTGTATCCCTCGGTGCCGGGCCACGAGATCGTGGGCCGCGTCACTGCCGTCGGCAGCGCCGTGACCAACTTCAAGGTCGGTGACCTGGCCGGTGTGGGTTGCATGGTCGACAGCTGCCGCAGCTGCGCCTCCTGCCAGGAAGGCGAGGAGCAATATTGCGAACAGGGCTTCACCGGCACCTACAACGGCCCGATGTTTGGCGGCGGCGAGAACACCTATGGCGGGTACTCCGACCATATCGTGGTGGACCAGAAGTACGTGCTGCACATTTCCCACAGCGACAACCTGGCCGCCGTGGCCCCGTTGTTGTGCGCGGGCATCACCACCTATTCGCCACTGGCGCATTGGAAGGTTGGCCCCGGGCAGAAGGTGGGCGTGGTCGGCCTGGGTGGCCTGGGCCACATGGCGGTGAAGATCGCCAAGGCCATGGGCGCCACCGTGGTGCTGTTCACCACCTCCGAAAGCAAGCGCGCCGATGCGCTGCGCCTGGGCGCCAGTGAAGTGGTCATTTCCAAGGACGAGGCGCAGATGGCCGCGCAGTACAACACCCTGGATTTCATCCTCAACACCGTGGCCGCGCCGCACAACCTGGACCCGTTCCTCAATGCGCTCAAGCGCGACGGCGCGATGGTGCTGGTGGGCGTGCCCGAACATTCGCATCCGTCACCGGCGGTGTTCAACCTGGTAATGAAGCGCCGCACGCTGGCCGGTTCGTTGATCGGCGGCATCCGCCAGACCCAGGAAATGCTCGATTTCTGCGCCAAGCACAACATCGTCTCCGACATCGAAACCATCCGCGCCGACCAGATCAACGAGGCCTACGAGCGCATGCTCAAGGGCGACGTGAAGTACCGCTTCGTAATTGATATGGACACGCTGGCCAAGGCGGCCTGA
- a CDS encoding glycoside hydrolase family 5 protein, producing the protein MSCAVFFLLLGVLPMGHAQTRALKYAGVNLAGAEFASSKKPGVLNKDYMYPASTDYSYFAGTGMNVIRLPILWERLQPAARGELDPAQLALVQQAVARAKASGMYLVLDIHNYSKYYGYKMGGPEVPLATFADLWRRLAVIFNSDNAVIFGLMNEPNNISASEWAGAAQAGIDAIRATGANNLILVPGALWTGAHSWHSLTSDGYSNATALASISDPLNRYAFEVHQYLDADSSGTSSVCVSETIGADRLRAFTEWLRTNNKRGFLGEFGTANNAVCNTALQGMLAYMENYADVWLGWTWWAAGAWWNTSYAYNVHPNKDGTDKPQMVILSPQAARATR; encoded by the coding sequence ATGTCCTGCGCGGTGTTCTTCCTGCTGCTCGGTGTTCTGCCGATGGGCCATGCACAAACGCGTGCACTCAAGTACGCCGGCGTCAATTTGGCGGGTGCGGAATTTGCGTCATCGAAAAAACCTGGCGTCCTCAACAAGGACTACATGTATCCCGCCAGCACCGATTACAGCTATTTCGCTGGGACTGGAATGAACGTGATTCGCCTGCCGATCCTGTGGGAACGTCTGCAACCTGCCGCACGCGGCGAGCTGGATCCGGCGCAGCTGGCACTGGTGCAGCAAGCGGTGGCACGCGCCAAGGCATCGGGCATGTATCTGGTGCTGGATATCCACAACTACAGCAAGTACTACGGTTATAAAATGGGTGGGCCGGAAGTGCCGCTCGCCACCTTTGCCGATCTGTGGCGGCGCCTGGCGGTGATCTTCAACAGCGATAACGCCGTGATCTTCGGGCTGATGAATGAGCCCAACAACATCTCTGCCAGCGAATGGGCCGGTGCAGCGCAGGCAGGCATCGATGCGATCCGTGCCACCGGCGCCAACAATCTGATCCTGGTACCGGGCGCGCTGTGGACCGGCGCACACAGCTGGCACTCGCTGACCAGCGATGGGTATTCCAATGCAACCGCGTTGGCATCGATCAGCGACCCTCTCAATCGCTATGCGTTCGAAGTGCATCAATATCTGGATGCCGATTCCAGCGGCACCTCAAGTGTCTGCGTCAGTGAAACCATCGGCGCCGATCGCCTGCGTGCGTTCACCGAATGGCTACGCACCAACAACAAGCGTGGTTTTCTCGGTGAGTTCGGCACCGCCAACAACGCCGTCTGCAATACCGCGCTGCAAGGCATGCTGGCCTACATGGAAAACTACGCCGATGTCTGGCTGGGCTGGACATGGTGGGCAGCGGGCGCATGGTGGAACACCAGCTACGCCTACAACGTGCATCCGAACAAGGACGGCACCGACAAGCCGCAGATGGTCATCCTCTCGCCGCAGGCCGCGCGCGCTACACGCTGA
- a CDS encoding glycoside hydrolase family 5 protein, translating into MFPSLPRSTRTHAAALALALLATLPLAHAKEADNARGGLKYVGVNISGAEFNSRKKPGTLYKDYTYPAAADFSYFASKGMNTIRLPFLWERLQPTLNGELDAAQLALIKKSVAAAKANKQFLILDLHNYAKYNGKRIGTDEVPPAALADLWRRLALEFKDDKQVIFGLMNEPNGISSTDWAAAAQAAINTIRKTGANNLILVPGTAYTGAHSWRSTSYGVSNAKALQILKDPGNNLAFEAHQYLDGDYSGTKPECTSATVGADKLRGFTDWLRENKQKGFLGEFGTANNAVCNDALKGMLSYMEKNSDVWLGWTWWAAGAWWKPDYPFNVQPGKDGSEKPQMSILSEHARRAGK; encoded by the coding sequence ATGTTCCCATCTCTCCCCCGCTCCACCCGCACCCACGCTGCCGCACTGGCGCTGGCCCTGCTCGCCACGTTGCCGTTGGCGCATGCCAAGGAGGCAGACAACGCCCGCGGCGGATTGAAGTACGTGGGCGTCAACATCTCCGGCGCCGAGTTCAACTCGCGCAAGAAGCCCGGCACGCTCTACAAGGACTACACCTACCCGGCGGCGGCGGATTTCAGCTATTTCGCCAGCAAGGGCATGAACACCATTCGCTTGCCGTTTCTGTGGGAGCGCCTGCAGCCAACCCTCAATGGCGAGCTGGATGCGGCGCAACTGGCGTTGATCAAAAAATCCGTGGCCGCCGCCAAGGCCAACAAGCAGTTCCTGATCCTGGACCTGCACAACTACGCCAAGTACAACGGAAAGCGCATCGGCACCGACGAGGTGCCGCCTGCAGCACTGGCCGATCTGTGGCGCCGCCTGGCGCTGGAGTTCAAGGACGACAAGCAGGTGATCTTCGGGCTGATGAACGAGCCCAATGGCATCTCCTCCACCGACTGGGCCGCGGCCGCACAAGCGGCGATCAACACCATCCGCAAGACCGGCGCGAACAATTTGATTCTGGTGCCTGGCACGGCCTACACCGGCGCGCACAGCTGGCGCAGCACCAGCTACGGCGTCTCCAATGCCAAGGCCCTGCAGATTCTCAAGGACCCCGGCAACAATCTGGCCTTCGAAGCGCATCAATACCTGGACGGCGACTACAGCGGCACCAAGCCCGAATGCACCAGTGCCACGGTGGGCGCAGACAAGTTGCGCGGCTTTACCGACTGGCTGCGCGAGAACAAGCAGAAAGGCTTCCTGGGCGAGTTCGGCACGGCCAACAATGCGGTCTGCAACGACGCGCTGAAAGGCATGCTGAGCTACATGGAAAAGAACAGCGACGTGTGGCTGGGCTGGACCTGGTGGGCGGCCGGCGCGTGGTGGAAGCCGGACTACCCGTTCAATGTGCAGCCGGGCAAGGACGGCAGCGAGAAGCCGCAGATGTCGATCCTGAGCGAGCACGCGCGTCGCGCCGGCAAGTAA
- a CDS encoding PepSY domain-containing protein: MAQRLMTIALVGALALTAHGAFAQDAAKPAKALTSAEVSSMLTAKGYTKVHDIKFEHGVWTADARSGDGKDVDVRIDPTTGRVYGDQTTSKMSEADIRAALSTKGYSKVHDLKFEDGLWKADAEQSGGQKVDLHVDPEDGHVVSVDND; the protein is encoded by the coding sequence ATGGCACAGCGTTTGATGACCATCGCGCTGGTTGGCGCACTTGCCCTCACCGCACACGGTGCGTTTGCGCAGGACGCCGCCAAGCCGGCAAAGGCACTCACTTCCGCCGAAGTCAGCAGCATGTTGACGGCCAAGGGCTACACGAAGGTGCACGACATCAAGTTCGAGCACGGCGTGTGGACGGCCGATGCGCGCAGCGGCGACGGCAAGGATGTGGATGTGCGGATCGACCCGACGACCGGCCGCGTGTATGGCGACCAGACTACCTCCAAGATGAGCGAGGCCGACATTCGTGCAGCGCTCTCCACCAAGGGCTATTCCAAGGTGCATGACCTCAAGTTCGAAGATGGCCTGTGGAAGGCCGATGCCGAACAAAGCGGTGGGCAGAAGGTAGACCTGCACGTCGACCCGGAAGATGGGCACGTGGTGAGCGTGGATAACGATTGA
- a CDS encoding glycoside hydrolase family 5 protein, producing MSASPSWPRQLLRCALVMLCIATMSIAQAQSPNRLKYAGVNISGAEIQSSKKPGVLNIDYRYPTASEYRYFAGKQMNIVRLPILWERMQPKAQGPLDQAQLALLKQAVANAKAANQYLIIDVHNYAKYYGQKIGSKRVPVRTFTDLWRRLAIAFKSDNAVIFGLMNEPYDISPESWAAAAQASIDSIRATGATNLILVPGALWSGAHSWYSTVAGQSNAVALANIRDPLNRYAIEVHQYLDTDSSGTSAGCVSRTIGAERLRSFTGWLRAQGKRGFLGEFGTANNATCTAALDGMLGYLETNHDVWIGWTFWAAGAWWKTSYPFNVQPDAQGRDKPQMKTLSARAHRVTR from the coding sequence ATGTCTGCCTCCCCCTCCTGGCCACGCCAGCTGCTGCGCTGCGCGTTGGTCATGCTGTGCATCGCCACGATGTCCATCGCACAGGCGCAAAGCCCCAATCGTCTGAAATACGCAGGCGTCAACATCTCCGGTGCGGAGATCCAGTCGTCCAAAAAACCGGGCGTGCTCAATATCGACTACCGCTATCCAACCGCGTCCGAGTACAGGTACTTCGCGGGCAAGCAAATGAACATCGTGCGCCTGCCGATCCTGTGGGAGCGCATGCAGCCCAAAGCTCAAGGTCCGCTGGATCAGGCACAACTGGCATTGCTGAAGCAGGCAGTGGCCAACGCCAAGGCCGCCAATCAATACCTGATTATCGATGTGCACAACTACGCCAAGTACTACGGCCAGAAGATTGGCAGTAAGCGGGTGCCGGTGCGCACGTTCACCGATCTCTGGCGCCGTCTGGCCATCGCGTTCAAGAGCGACAACGCCGTGATTTTCGGGCTGATGAACGAGCCGTACGACATCTCGCCAGAGAGTTGGGCCGCCGCCGCGCAGGCGTCCATCGACAGCATTCGTGCCACCGGTGCCACCAACCTGATTCTGGTGCCCGGTGCATTGTGGTCGGGCGCACACAGCTGGTATTCCACCGTGGCCGGGCAGTCCAATGCAGTGGCGCTTGCGAACATCCGCGACCCACTGAATCGCTATGCGATCGAAGTCCATCAATACCTGGATACCGACTCCAGCGGCACCAGTGCCGGTTGTGTGAGCCGCACGATCGGCGCGGAGCGCTTGCGCAGTTTCACCGGCTGGCTGCGCGCGCAAGGCAAGCGCGGTTTTCTTGGCGAATTCGGCACCGCCAATAACGCAACCTGCACTGCGGCGCTCGACGGCATGCTCGGTTATCTCGAAACCAACCACGATGTGTGGATCGGTTGGACGTTCTGGGCCGCGGGCGCGTGGTGGAAAACCAGCTATCCGTTCAACGTGCAGCCCGATGCGCAAGGCCGCGACAAGCCGCAGATGAAAACCCTGAGCGCACGCGCGCATCGCGTCACCCGATAA